The following coding sequences are from one Microbacterium wangchenii window:
- a CDS encoding AAA family ATPase — protein sequence MNETATTSPDSASGPLTPDDFGRITDSIVASMSRVIDGKPDAVRSALVALLAEGHLLIEDVPGVGKTMLARALAASVDASVRRIQFTPDLLPGDVTGVSVFNPVDREFEFKPGAIFANVVIADEINRSSPKTQSALLEAMEEQQVTVDGRTHLLPDPFLVVATQNPLEMEGTYALPEAQRDRFMMRISMGYPDARSEALMLRQRDSVNPLEAIRPVVTAARVTQLIAWARAVHVSPAVEDYAVALAHATRTHPDLRLGASPRATLQLVRAAKVWAALDGRAFVIPDDVTALLSPVFAHRLIPSRAAAGGRPSAEVVASTLERIAGSVRVPLAARM from the coding sequence ATGAACGAGACTGCGACGACATCGCCCGACTCCGCATCCGGGCCGCTCACCCCGGACGACTTCGGGCGGATCACCGACAGCATCGTCGCGTCGATGTCGCGCGTGATCGACGGCAAGCCCGATGCTGTCCGCTCCGCTCTCGTGGCGCTTCTCGCGGAGGGACACCTCCTGATCGAGGACGTGCCCGGCGTCGGCAAGACGATGCTGGCGCGCGCGCTGGCCGCCTCGGTGGATGCGAGCGTGCGACGCATCCAGTTCACGCCGGATCTCCTGCCCGGCGATGTCACCGGGGTCTCGGTGTTCAATCCGGTCGACCGCGAGTTCGAGTTCAAACCCGGCGCCATCTTCGCCAATGTCGTCATCGCCGACGAGATCAACCGCTCCTCCCCCAAGACGCAGTCGGCTCTGCTGGAGGCGATGGAGGAGCAGCAGGTCACCGTCGACGGCCGCACGCACCTGCTCCCCGATCCGTTCCTCGTCGTCGCGACACAGAATCCCCTGGAGATGGAGGGCACGTACGCGCTGCCCGAGGCTCAGCGCGACCGCTTCATGATGCGCATCTCCATGGGCTACCCGGATGCACGCAGCGAGGCGCTCATGCTGCGCCAGCGCGACAGCGTCAACCCGCTCGAGGCGATCCGCCCCGTGGTCACCGCCGCGCGCGTGACGCAGCTGATCGCGTGGGCGCGAGCCGTCCATGTGTCACCCGCCGTGGAGGACTACGCCGTCGCGCTGGCCCACGCCACGCGCACGCACCCCGACCTGCGCCTGGGCGCGAGCCCGCGCGCCACGCTGCAGCTGGTGCGTGCGGCGAAGGTGTGGGCGGCCCTGGACGGGCGCGCGTTCGTCATCCCCGACGACGTGACCGCGCTGCTCTCCCCCGTCTTCGCGCACCGTCTCATTCCCAGCCGCGCCGCCGCCGGCGGCCGGCCCTCGGCCGAAGTGGTCGCCTCGACGCTGGAACGGATCGCCGGGTCGGTGCGGGTGCCGCTGGCCGCGCGGATGTGA